Proteins encoded in a region of the Elaeis guineensis isolate ETL-2024a chromosome 7, EG11, whole genome shotgun sequence genome:
- the LOC105032497 gene encoding putative invertase inhibitor, which produces MAAFTALLCFILILNQSSCLVNASVTETCKKAAASGAKFIYDFCVATLSAAPGSSTADTQGLAIIAANLTTANATSTELTISILLKKTKDNATQQCLRTCSTIYSFMVDRLNYISSAITSKHYSDARIYLSSVMGIVRECEAQFGDMHIKSPLTKENDDSLKLSILTLDLVDLLK; this is translated from the coding sequence ATGGCTGCTTTTACTGCTCTCCTTTGCTTCATTCTCATCCTCAACCAAAGCTCCTGTCTTGTCAATGCCTCTGTCACAGAGACATGCAAGAAAGCAGCAGCAAGCGGAGCTAAGTTCATCTACGACTTTTGCGTTGCAACTCTCAGTGCCGCTCCTGGAAGCTCCACGGCTGACACCCAAGGACTGGCTATCATTGCCGCCAACTTGACCACGGCCAACGCCACGAGCACTGAGTTGACGATCTCCATTCTATTGAAGAAAACAAAAGACAATGCAACCCAACAATGCCTGAGAACTTGTTCGACTATATATTCTTTCATGGTTGATAGGTTGAATTATATCAGTAGTGCCATCACATCCAAACACTACAGTGATGCGAGGATTTATCTTAGTTCTGTCATGGGTATAGTTCGTGAATGTGAGGCTCAATTTGGAGACATGCATATCAAGTCTCCATTGACCAAAGAGAATGATGATTCACTAAAGCTCTCCATTCTGACCCTGGatctcgtcgatcttctaaaatgA